From Rhodamnia argentea isolate NSW1041297 chromosome 10, ASM2092103v1, whole genome shotgun sequence, a single genomic window includes:
- the LOC115742815 gene encoding probable WRKY transcription factor 27, with protein MADDWDLSAVVRSCSSAAAPKKENPLACFASLTFEEEDNHPFGFPNLVEPRNEALDELQELTRPFYPNIDGSLSLASDFAPANGFPAPIPPYATVVPHFTRASSAPAIGDLQAPPQPQLQQAVHHQGFDRKVLPARPVSSAFSRPAMQAQTPRSRKRKSQQKKSVCQVTAENLSSDPWAWRKYGQKPIKGSPFPRNYYRCSSTKGCLARKQVERSNTDPNIFIITYTGDHNHPHPTHRNSLAGSTRSRFNTTSSLQKPDPIGPAHSAPAAPCSSSTASLSPTTPLTAPIDEEVAHHCALPMSEDLGMDKEDGAREEEDEDDLLIPNVSAMSEEILMGLRELGQSPASGDNFSSGQGRADFSRFSSAAGGGH; from the exons ATGGCCGACGACTGGGATCTCAGCGCCGTGGTCAGGAGCTGCTCCTCTGCCGCCGCCCCGAAAAAGGAGAACCCGCTGGCTTGCTTCGCCTCGTTGACTTTCGAGGAGGAAGACAACCACCCGTTTGGGTTTCCGAATCTTGTCGAGCCCAGAAACGAAGCTCTCGATGAGCTCCAAGAACTGACCAGACCCTTTTACCCTAACATCGACGGTTCCCTCTCGCTCGCTTCCGACTTCGCACCCGCAAACGGCTTCCCCGCGCCGATTCCCCCGTACGCCACCGTCGTCCCCCACTTCACCCGCGCTTCCTCGGCACCCGCCATTGGAGACCTCCAAGCTCCTCCGCAGCCGCAGCTGCAACAGGCGGTGCACCACCAGGGCTTTGACCGTAAAGTGCTTCCCGCTCGGCCTGTTTCTTCTGCGTTCTCTCGACCTGCCATGCAGGCTCAGACACCAAGATCCAGAAAAAG GAAGAGCCAGCAGAAGAAGTCGGTTTGCCAGGTGACGGCGGAGAATCTGTCGTCTGATCCGTGGGCTTGGCGAAAATACGGTCAAAAACCCATCAAAGGCTCTCCATTCCCGAG GAACTACTACCGATGCAGTAGCACAAAAGGTTGTTTGGCGAGGAAGCAAGTGGAGCGGAGCAACACCGACCCGAACATCTTCATCATCACCTATACCGGCGACCACAACCACCCCCATCCCACCCACCGCAACTCCCTCGCCGGCAGCACCCGCAGCAGGTTCAACACAACCTCCTCCCTCCAGAAACCCGACCCAATCGGCCCTGCCCATTCTGCTCCCGCCGCCCCGTGCTCCTCCTCCACAGCCAGCCTCTCCCCGACGACCCCTCTGACAGCTCCAATCGACGAGGAGGTGGCCCATCACTGCGCTCTCCCGATGAGCGAGGACCTGGGCATGGACAAGGAAGACGGCGCCCGCGAGGAGGAAGATGAGGACGACCTGCTGATTCCCAACGTGTCGGCCATGAGCGAAGAGATCCTCATGGGGCTCCGAGAGCTCGGCCAGAGCCCGGCTTCCGGGGACAACTTCTCGTCGGGTCAAGGGCGGGCGGATTTTTCCCGGTTCAGCTCCGCCGCTGGCGGGGGCCATTGA
- the LOC115742817 gene encoding probable NADH dehydrogenase [ubiquinone] 1 alpha subcomplex subunit 5, mitochondrial — MFLRAIGRPLMAKVKQTTGIVGLDVVPNAREVLIELYGKTLKEIQAVPEDEGYRKAVESFTRHRLKVCQEEEDWETIEKRLGCGQVEELIEEARDELTLISKMIEWDPWGVPDDYECEVIENDAPIPKHVPQHRPGPLPEEFYKTLETISIGQKESKPEVTSGESQSKA; from the exons ATGTTTTTGCGAGCGATCGGACGGCCACTCATGGCCAAGGTGAAGCAGACGACGGGGATCGTGGGGCTGGACGTGGTCCCGAACGCGAGGGAGGTGCTGATCGAGCTGTACGGCAAAACCCTAAAGGAGATCCAGGCAGTCCCCGAGGACGAGGGCTACCGGAAGGCGGTGGAGAGCTTCACGAGGCACCGGTTGAAGGTGtgccaggaggaggaggactggGAGACGATCGAGAAGCGACTGGGGTGCGGCCAGGTTGAGGAGCTCATCGAGGAAGCGCGTGACGAGCTCACTCTCATCTCCAAAATGATCG AATGGGATCCATGGGGTGTCCCTGATGACTATGAGTGTGAGGTTATTGAGAACGATGCTCCTATTCCGAAGCATGTCCCCCAGCACCGGCCGGGGCCACTGCCGGAGGAGTTCTACAAGACGCTGGAGACTATTAGCATAGGCCAGAAGGAAAGTAAGCCTGAAGTGACATCTGGCGAATCTCAGTCGAAGGCATGA
- the LOC115742811 gene encoding pentatricopeptide repeat-containing protein At5g52850, chloroplastic — translation MSRPTLKAVFGENPSSRFRDICSRILVFCNSRSLRDGICVHSPVIKLGFEDDLYLSNNLLCLYSKCRGLEQARQFFDEMPHRDVVSWTGLLSAYVKSGNHQKALQFLYSMLMSGQTPNEYTLSSVLRSCCALEEFDLGSCIHTYIVKNGMESNPILGSNLIDLYSKCGYREEACNILMHMENSDAIAWTTMISSFLEERKWNLALHLYLRMVEAKVPPNEFTFVKLLAASRFLGLKYGMLIHAHLTMWGTQLSLILKTALVHMYSRFHKMEDAIKVFSLTPDCDAFLWTTIISGFVQSSKVREAIEAFLLMEVSGVTANNFTYSSLLTACSSILSLELGQQLHSRVILVGLDEDVSAGNALIDMYMKCSCTVENAFQVFRCIYSPNVISWTTLIAGLAAHNHIRESFQFFLEMQKAGVEPNSFTLSSILGACGTAEYPTHAMQLHGFIVKSKADHDISVGNALVDAYAGLELFDDAWGVISTMDHRDTITYTTLATRMNHAGHHGMALKVIRHMVKEDVVMDEFSLACFLSASAGMNEMISGRQLHCCSVKSGLGRWISVSNALIDLYAKCQCMKDAHKAFEEMPEPNTVSWNGLIGGLVSRGNISPAFSMFEDMRLSGVKPDSVTLLLVLSACSHGGLVDLGLEYFHSVKEAYGIAPELLHYNCLVNLLGQAGRLDEARDMIENMPLKQYAMIYKTLLSACRVHKNVPLGEEMARKGMELDPFDHTFYLLLAKLYDASGKSDLGDGTLQMMRDLRSFPRLNQRVSFAGEKFNMQM, via the coding sequence ATGTCACGCCCGACCCTAAAAGCGGTCTTCGGTGAAAACCCATCATCACGTTTCAGAGATATTTGCTCCCGGATATTGGTTTTTTGCAACTCACGGTCTCTTAGAGATGGTATATGCGTTCACAGCCCAGTTATCAAGTTGGGTTTCGAGGATGATCTGTACTTGAGCAACAACCTCTTGTGCCTTTATTCGAAATGCCGTGGTCTTGAGCAAGCACGCCAGTTTTTCGATGAAATGCCACACAGGGACGTCGTGTCTTGGACGGGGCTTTTGTCTGCTTATGTTAAAAGTGGGAATCATCAGAAAGCCCTGCAGTTTCTCTATTCGATGTTGATGTCAGGACAGACTCCGAATGAGTATACTCTTTCGAGTGTCTTGCGGTCATGTTGCGCACTAGAAGAATTCGATCTTGGATCCTGTATCCATACTTATATCGTAAAGAATGGGATGGAGTCAAATCCAATCCTCGGTAGTAATTTGATTGATCTGTACTCCAAATGTGGTTATAGAGAGGAAGCCTGTAATATACTTATGCATATGGAAAATAGTGATGCAATTGCTTGGACAACAATGATATCGTCATTTCTTGAAGAGCGGAAATGGAACTTGGCATTACATCTATACCTCCGGATGGTTGAGGCCAAGGTTCCTCCAAATGAGTTCACGTTTGTTAAGCTTCTTGCTGCGTCGAGATTTCTTGGTTTGAAATACGGAATGCTTATTCATGCCCATTTGACAATGTGGGGAACTCAGTTGAGTTTGATATTGAAAACAGCTTTAGTGCACATGTACTCAAGATTTCACAAGATGGAAGATGCCATCAAGGTCTTCTCTCTAACGCCAGATTGTGATGCATTCTTATGGACTACAATAATTTCTGGATTTGTGCAGAGTTCAAAAGTCAGGGAGGCCATCGAGGCATTTCTTCTGATGGAAGTATCTGGGGTTACAGCAAATAATTTTACGTACTCGAGCCTTTTGACCGCTTGCTCATCAATTCTGTCTCTGGAACTGGGACAACAGCTCCACTCAAGGGTAATCTTGGTTGGCCTGGATGAAGATGTATCTGCTGGAAACGCACTTATAGACATGTATATGAAATGCTCATGCACGGTGGAAAATGCCTTTCAAGTATTTAGATGCATATACTCACCAAATGTCATCTCTTGGACCACCTTGATTGCTGGTCTTGCTGCACATAACCATATAAGGGAATCTTTCCAGTTCTTCCTAGAAATGCAAAAAGCTGGAGTTGAGCCAAATTCCTTCACTCTCTCTAGCATTCTAGGGGCTTGTGGTACGGCAGAATATCCTACTCATGCTATGCAGCTTCATGGGTTTATAGTCAAAAGTAAGGCAGACCATGACATAAGTGTTGGCAATGCACTTGTTGATGCTTATGCTGGACTGGAATTGTTCGATGATGCATGGGGTGTTATAAGCACGATGGACCACAGAGATACCATCACATACACAACTTTGGCTACAAGAATGAATCATGCGGGTCATCATGGTATGGCATTGAAAGTGATTAGACATATGGTAAAGGAAGATGTCGTGATGGATGAATTTAGTCTGGCCTGTTTCTTGTCTGCATCAGCAGGGATGAATGAAATGATTTCTGGGAGGCAACTTCACTGTTGTTCTGTAAAATCAGGCCTTGGTAGATGGATTTCAGTCTCAAATGCCCTAATTGATTTGTATGCAAAATGTCAGTGTATGAAAGATGCACACAAAGCTTTTGAAGAAATGCCTGAACCAAATACTGTGTCCTGGAATGGGTTGATCGGTGGATTGGTATCGAGAGGGAATATTTCTCCTGCTTTCTCCATGTTCGAAGATATGAGATTGTCAGGAGTCAAGCCCGATTCTGTGACACTCTTGTTAGTGCTTTCTGCTTGCAGCCATGGGGGTTTGGTTGATCTTGGTCTAGAGTATTTTCATTCTGTTAAAGAAGCATATGGAATAGCACCAGAATTGCTTCACTATAATTGTCTGGTCAATCTTCTAGGCCAAGCAGGACGTCTAGACGAAGCCAGAGATATGATAGAGAACATGCCCCTAAAGCAATATGCAATGATCTACAAAACGTTGCTCAGTGCCTGTAGAGTACATAAGAATGTACCTTTGGGTGAAGAGATGGCAAGAAAAGGGATGGAGCTTGACCCATTTGATCATACATTCTATCTTTTACTTGCAAAGCTGTATGATGCTTCCGGAAAATCTGATCTAGGTGATGGGACTCTCCAAATGATGAGGGATTTGAGGAGTTTCCCTCGGCTGAATCAAAGGGTCTCTTTTGCTGGAGAAAAGTTCAatatgcagatgtaa
- the LOC115742703 gene encoding protein SGT1 homolog isoform X1 has translation MASDLETKAKEAFIDDHFELAADLYSQAISLSPDNAELFADRAQANLKLRNFTGAVADANKAIEIDPSLSKAYFRKGNACYELEEYETAKAAFELGSSLAPGDARFANLIKKCDDRIAEESGDLLDQPLEKASTEVVSVESDQESGQILNEAPNEVTSQLNVKQKYRHEYYQKPEEVVITIFAKGIPAQNVAIDFGEQILSVIIDVPGEDAYHFQPRLFGKIAPEKCRYDVLPSKIEVRLAKAEPLNWTSLDFSKDSTIPKTVTVVSGTDCYSTHSEGTGSQRPSYPTSKPRRVDWDKLEAQVKKEEKEEKLDGDAALNKFFQDIYKDADEDTRRAMRKSFVESNGTVLSTNWKEVGSKKVEGSPPEGMEVKKWEY, from the exons ATGGCGTCCGATCTCGAAACCAAAGCGAAGGAAGCATTCATCGATGACCACTTCGAACTCGCCGCCGACCTCTACTCTCAAGCAATCTCCCTCAGCCCTGACAACGCCGAGCTCTTCGCCGACCGCGCTCAGGCCAACCTTAAACTCCGCAACTTCACCG GGGCTGTTGCTGATGCAAACAAAGCAATCGAGATAGATCCTTCATTGTCTAAAGCATACTTTCGCAAGGG CAATGCTTGTTATGAGCTTGAAGAGTATGAGACCGCCAAAGCAGCATTTGAGTTAGGTTCTTCTCTGGCTCCTGGGGATGCGAGATTCGCCAATTTAATCAAAAAGTGTGACGACCGTATTGCAG AGGAATCTGGTGATCTACTTGACCAACCACTTGAAAAGGCCTCAACCGAGGTGGTATCTGTGGAAAGTGATCAGGAAAGTGGTCAGATTTTGAATGAGGCTCCCAATGAGGTGACTTCGCAGTTGAATGTAAAACAGAAATACAG GCATGAATACTACCAGAAGCCTGAGGAAGTGGTTATAACTATATTTGCAAAGGGCATACCAGCTCAAAATGTTGCAATTGATTTCGGTGAACAAATT CTTAGCGTTATCATTGATGTCCCTGGTGAGGATGCGTATCATTTTCAACCCCGCCTATTTGGAAAG ATTGCACCAGAGAAGTGCAGATATGATGTCTTGCCTAGCAAAATCGAAGTCCGCCTTGCTAAAGCTGAGCCATTAAACTGGACTTCTCTTGATTTTAGCAAGGACAGCACAATTCCTAAAACAGTTACTGTAGTTTCAG GTACAGACTGTTATTCAACTCATTCGGAAG GCACTGGATCTCAGAGACCCTCCTATCCGACATCAAAACCAAGAAGGGTAGACTGGGATAAGCTCGAAGCTCAAGTAAAGAAGGAG gagaaagaagaaaagttggATGGGGATGCAGCTTTGAACAAATTTTTCCAAGATATCTACAAGGATGCCGATGAAGACACAAGGAGAGCAATGAGAAAATCATTT GTGGAGTCAAATGGAACAGTCCTGTCCACAAATTGGAAAGAAGTGGGGTCGAAGAAGGTAGAGGGAAGTCCTCCTGAAGGTATGGAGGTGAAGAAATGGGAGTATTAG
- the LOC115742703 gene encoding protein SGT1 homolog isoform X2 has protein sequence MASDLETKAKEAFIDDHFELAADLYSQAISLSPDNAELFADRAQANLKLRNFTGAVADANKAIEIDPSLSKAYFRKGNACYELEEYETAKAAFELGSSLAPGDARFANLIKKCDDRIAEESGDLLDQPLEKASTEVVSVESDQESGQILNEAPNEVTSQLNVKQKYRHEYYQKPEEVVITIFAKGIPAQNVAIDFGEQILSVIIDVPGEDAYHFQPRLFGKIAPEKCRYDVLPSKIEVRLAKAEPLNWTSLDFSKDSTIPKTVTVVSDCYSTHSEGTGSQRPSYPTSKPRRVDWDKLEAQVKKEEKEEKLDGDAALNKFFQDIYKDADEDTRRAMRKSFVESNGTVLSTNWKEVGSKKVEGSPPEGMEVKKWEY, from the exons ATGGCGTCCGATCTCGAAACCAAAGCGAAGGAAGCATTCATCGATGACCACTTCGAACTCGCCGCCGACCTCTACTCTCAAGCAATCTCCCTCAGCCCTGACAACGCCGAGCTCTTCGCCGACCGCGCTCAGGCCAACCTTAAACTCCGCAACTTCACCG GGGCTGTTGCTGATGCAAACAAAGCAATCGAGATAGATCCTTCATTGTCTAAAGCATACTTTCGCAAGGG CAATGCTTGTTATGAGCTTGAAGAGTATGAGACCGCCAAAGCAGCATTTGAGTTAGGTTCTTCTCTGGCTCCTGGGGATGCGAGATTCGCCAATTTAATCAAAAAGTGTGACGACCGTATTGCAG AGGAATCTGGTGATCTACTTGACCAACCACTTGAAAAGGCCTCAACCGAGGTGGTATCTGTGGAAAGTGATCAGGAAAGTGGTCAGATTTTGAATGAGGCTCCCAATGAGGTGACTTCGCAGTTGAATGTAAAACAGAAATACAG GCATGAATACTACCAGAAGCCTGAGGAAGTGGTTATAACTATATTTGCAAAGGGCATACCAGCTCAAAATGTTGCAATTGATTTCGGTGAACAAATT CTTAGCGTTATCATTGATGTCCCTGGTGAGGATGCGTATCATTTTCAACCCCGCCTATTTGGAAAG ATTGCACCAGAGAAGTGCAGATATGATGTCTTGCCTAGCAAAATCGAAGTCCGCCTTGCTAAAGCTGAGCCATTAAACTGGACTTCTCTTGATTTTAGCAAGGACAGCACAATTCCTAAAACAGTTACTGTAGTTTCAG ACTGTTATTCAACTCATTCGGAAG GCACTGGATCTCAGAGACCCTCCTATCCGACATCAAAACCAAGAAGGGTAGACTGGGATAAGCTCGAAGCTCAAGTAAAGAAGGAG gagaaagaagaaaagttggATGGGGATGCAGCTTTGAACAAATTTTTCCAAGATATCTACAAGGATGCCGATGAAGACACAAGGAGAGCAATGAGAAAATCATTT GTGGAGTCAAATGGAACAGTCCTGTCCACAAATTGGAAAGAAGTGGGGTCGAAGAAGGTAGAGGGAAGTCCTCCTGAAGGTATGGAGGTGAAGAAATGGGAGTATTAG
- the LOC115742703 gene encoding protein SGT1 homolog isoform X3, which yields MASDLETKAKEAFIDDHFELAADLYSQAISLSPDNAELFADRAQANLKLRNFTGAVADANKAIEIDPSLSKAYFRKGNACYELEEYETAKAAFELGSSLAPGDARFANLIKKCDDRIAEESGDLLDQPLEKASTEVVSVESDQESGQILNEAPNEVTSQLNVKQKYRHEYYQKPEEVVITIFAKGIPAQNVAIDFGEQILSVIIDVPGEDAYHFQPRLFGKIAPEKCRYDVLPSKIEVRLAKAEPLNWTSLDFSKDSTIPKTVTVVSGTGSQRPSYPTSKPRRVDWDKLEAQVKKEEKEEKLDGDAALNKFFQDIYKDADEDTRRAMRKSFVESNGTVLSTNWKEVGSKKVEGSPPEGMEVKKWEY from the exons ATGGCGTCCGATCTCGAAACCAAAGCGAAGGAAGCATTCATCGATGACCACTTCGAACTCGCCGCCGACCTCTACTCTCAAGCAATCTCCCTCAGCCCTGACAACGCCGAGCTCTTCGCCGACCGCGCTCAGGCCAACCTTAAACTCCGCAACTTCACCG GGGCTGTTGCTGATGCAAACAAAGCAATCGAGATAGATCCTTCATTGTCTAAAGCATACTTTCGCAAGGG CAATGCTTGTTATGAGCTTGAAGAGTATGAGACCGCCAAAGCAGCATTTGAGTTAGGTTCTTCTCTGGCTCCTGGGGATGCGAGATTCGCCAATTTAATCAAAAAGTGTGACGACCGTATTGCAG AGGAATCTGGTGATCTACTTGACCAACCACTTGAAAAGGCCTCAACCGAGGTGGTATCTGTGGAAAGTGATCAGGAAAGTGGTCAGATTTTGAATGAGGCTCCCAATGAGGTGACTTCGCAGTTGAATGTAAAACAGAAATACAG GCATGAATACTACCAGAAGCCTGAGGAAGTGGTTATAACTATATTTGCAAAGGGCATACCAGCTCAAAATGTTGCAATTGATTTCGGTGAACAAATT CTTAGCGTTATCATTGATGTCCCTGGTGAGGATGCGTATCATTTTCAACCCCGCCTATTTGGAAAG ATTGCACCAGAGAAGTGCAGATATGATGTCTTGCCTAGCAAAATCGAAGTCCGCCTTGCTAAAGCTGAGCCATTAAACTGGACTTCTCTTGATTTTAGCAAGGACAGCACAATTCCTAAAACAGTTACTGTAGTTTCAG GCACTGGATCTCAGAGACCCTCCTATCCGACATCAAAACCAAGAAGGGTAGACTGGGATAAGCTCGAAGCTCAAGTAAAGAAGGAG gagaaagaagaaaagttggATGGGGATGCAGCTTTGAACAAATTTTTCCAAGATATCTACAAGGATGCCGATGAAGACACAAGGAGAGCAATGAGAAAATCATTT GTGGAGTCAAATGGAACAGTCCTGTCCACAAATTGGAAAGAAGTGGGGTCGAAGAAGGTAGAGGGAAGTCCTCCTGAAGGTATGGAGGTGAAGAAATGGGAGTATTAG
- the LOC115742719 gene encoding anthocyanidin 5,3-O-glucosyltransferase-like, whose protein sequence is MTEEADKCHVVMYPSPGRGHLMSLVELAQSLLRHHSCLSVTVLISSPPHLLPFITPYISSVSPSIAFRHLPSLSLPHSLSSTPTAFSDDPAMYFEYAHLNNPNLHQALSELLSASNPSQKPKALVVDFFYGAGAKVAAALHLPAYFYFPSGANPLAAFLYFPTLHKLTNTSLKDQDSSVDIPGVPPIPAKHMPSRMLDRSSRIYGHFLETSVRLAESAGLISNTFEALEPRAVKAILEGLCLPDGRTPPVYCIGPLVAANDHISQRDCLSWLDSQPSGSVLFMTFGSMGVFSSKQLREIAHALERTGVRFLWVVRRPPPHDEIWGNLAIKPEDDPGMDAILPSGFMDRTKDRGLVLKSWAPQVAVLSHGSVGGFVSHCGWNSVMEAVCAGVPMIVWPLYAEQKLIRAYVAGEMKLVLSVAETEDGFVTADELAGRITELMCPEEGRAVRERVAETRNAAREALSEGGSSRVAMAKLVDSFRSGMVRGEE, encoded by the exons ATGACGGAGGAAGCAGACAAATGTCATGTAGTGATGTATCCGTCACCGGGAAGAGGCCACCTCATGTCCCTGGTGGAGCTCGCCCAGTCCCTCCTCCGCCACCACTCTTGCCTCTCCGTCACCGTCCTCatctcctcccctccccaccTCCTCCCTTTCATCACCCCTTACATCTCCTCCGTCTCCCCCTCCATCGCCTTCCGCCACCtgccctccctctccctcccccactctctctcctccacccCCACCGCCTTCTCTGACGACCCGGCCATGTACTTTGAATACGCCCACCTCAACAACCCCAACCTCCACCAAGCCTTGTCTGAGCTGCTCTCCGCCTCCAATCCCTCACAGAAGCCCAAAGCCCTCGTCGTCGACTTCTTCTATGGTGCCGGCGCCAAGGTCGCCGCCGCGCTCCACCTCCCTGCGTACTTTTACTTCCCTTCTGGCGCGAACCCTCTCGCGGCGTTTCTCTACTTCCCCACCCTACACAAGCTCACCAACACCAGCTTGAAAGACCAGGACAGCAGCGTCGATATCCCGGGCGTACCCCCCATTCCGGCGAAGCACATGCCGTCCAGAATGCTGGACCGCAGTAGCAGAATCTACGGCCACTTCTTGGAAACGTCGGTGCGGCTGGCGGAATCTGCCGGGCTCATAAGCAACACGTTCGAGGCGCTCGAGCCAAGGGCCGTCAAAGCGATATTGGAGGGACTGTGCCTGCCGGACGGCCGAACTCCTCCGGTGTACTGCATTGGGCCGCTCGTGGCGGCCAACGATCACATCAGTCAGCGCGATTGCCTGAGCTGGCTCGACTCGCAACCAAGCGGAAGCGTCTTGTTTATGACCTTCGGGAGCATGGGGGTGTTCTCGTCGAAGCAGCTGAGAGAGATCGCTCACGCGCTGGAGAGGACTGGCGTCAGGTTCTTGTGGGTGGTGCGTAGGCCACCACCGCACGATGAAATCTGGGGCAACTTAGCTATTAAACCAGAAGATGATCCAG gcATGGATGCGATCCTTCCGAGTGGCTTCATGGACAGAACCAAGGACAGAGGGCTGGTGCTGAAGTCGTGGGCCCCGCAGGTGGCAGTGCTGAGCCACGGCTCGGTAGGCGGGTTCGTGAGCCACTGCGGTTGGAACTCAGTGATGGAGGCGGTGTGCGCCGGTGTGCCCATGATAGTCTGGCCGCTCTACGCAGAGCAGAAGCTGATTAGGGCGTACGTAGCTGGGGAGATGAAGCTGGTACTGTCGGTGGCCGAGACAGAAGACGGGTTCGTGACGGCGGACGAGTTGGCGGGGCGAATCACCGAGTTGATGTGCCCGGAGGAAGGGAGAGCGGTGAGGGAGCGAGTGGCGGAGACGAGGAATGCGGCGAGGGAGGCGTTGAGCGAGGGAGGGTCGTCGCGGGTGGCGATGGCAAAGTTGGTGGACTCATTTAGAAGCGGAATGGTGCGAGGAGAAGAGTAA